The Terriglobia bacterium DNA segment CCTAGGCCGGTTTGATTTTTTACGTCGTGGGCTAAGTGCGAGAGGGTGTAGCGCTGGGCTTGGCGGCGGTCGTCGGTTACGGCTTCGTCACGGCCGGTGAAGCTTACTGGTTGGAAACTGAGGAAGCCAATGCGCTTGGGATTGTCCAGCGCGAACTTGATGATTCTTCCTACCTGTTCGTTGTTGGACCGGGACGGAGATGATCGTGTGGGGTGGCTCGTACTTTGACGGTGTCGACCGAAGGTCGCTCGACACGGGAGGGCGTTACGACCCCGCGACGGACGGCTGGACGCCGACGGCCGCGCTCAACCACCCTGCGGGACGTTACTGGCACACCGCGGTCTGGACGGGCTCGGAGATGATCGTCTGGGGCGGCACCAACCAGGGGGATTACAGCTTGGGAACCGCGTTCGGCACCGGCGGGCGCTACAATCCCGTCGCCGACACCTGGACACCCACATCCACCGGCGGGAACGCCCCCTCGGCGCGGGCTCTTCATACCGCCGTCTGGACCGGAGCCGAGATGATCGTGTGGGGAGGGTACGTCTTCGACGGAACCAACCGCGCGTTCGACACCGGCGGGAGGTACGACCCCGCCACCGACGCGTGGAGACCCACGTCCACGGGGTCCAACGTCCCCTCCCCGCGTGATTCGCACACCGCGGTCTGGACCGGGACCGAGATGATCGTGTGGGGGGGCTACTTCCAGGACCAAGCCGGTGAACACTTCCTCGACACCGGGGGGCGTTACAGCCCCACAGGTGATTCGTGGCGGAAGACGTCCACGGGGGTCAACGACCCCTCCCCGCGCGAATTGCACGCCGCTGTCTGGACCGGCACGCAGATGGTCGTGTGGGGCGGCGAGGACAGTTCCGTCCCCCTTGCGACGGGCGGACGTTACGATCCCGCCAAGGATTCCTGGCGATCCACCTCCACCAGCGCGGGGGTCCCTTCGGAGCGCTGGTCGCCCACCGCGGTCTACAGCGGCACCGAGATGATCGTCTGGGGGGGATGGAACGGCTCCGTGGCCCTGAACGACGGGGCCCGCTACGACCCCGGCACCGACACCTGGACCCCGACGTCCGGAGCCGCTGTCCCCGCCGCTCGCGTGGGTCACAGCGCCGTCTGGAGCGGAACGGAGATGATCGTGTGGGGAGGCTATTTCTTCGACCAGTACGGCGAGCACGAACTCGCCACCGGCGGACGCTACGATCCACTCACGGACACCTGGCGCGCGACGGCCAGCGGCCCGCCTGGGCGCGCGGACCACTCCGCGGTGTGGACGGGAACGGAGATGATCGTCTGGGGAGGCGACGTCTATTACGAGACTACGGGGGACCTCTACTTCCTGCAGAACGCCGGCCGCTACGATCCCGCGACGGACACGTGGCGGCCCGAGTATGGACCGGACGGTGTTCCCGCGGGTCGCGCGTACCACACCGGCATTTGGACTGGCACCGAGATGATCGTCTGGGGCGGCCTCGTTTGGGGCCACTCCATCACCACGTTCGACACCGGCGGTCGCTATTGCGGCAGTTGCGGGACGAACGGCAACGGTGATCCGGATCTGGACGGCGTGTGCTCGCCAGCTGACAATTGCCCCGACATCTTCAATCCGGATCAACTGGACGGGGACCACAATGGCATCGGCGACGTGTGCGAGCCCGATGCGCTCTTCGGGGATGCCAACCTGTCCACGGAGGGTTTCTCGTCGAATCGGATCGACGGGCGAGACCTCTTCCTGTTCGCGGAGGCCTACGGGACGTGCCCCGGCGACGCGGGGCACAGCGTTCGGGCGAATCTGGATCACGTGCCGACGGGATTGCGGGCGTGCGTGGATGCCGAGGACCTCCATCTCTTCCTGAACCAGTTCGGAAAGAGCCGGTGAGGGGCGCTGTCATGAGATGCCGTCGGTTGATCAGGCTCGTCACGTCGGCGGCGTTTCCGATGGGCGTGTTGGCGGTGTTGCTTCTCCTGACGTCGTCGTGCGGCGGGGGTGGGGGCGGCGGCGGCCCCGCGATCGAGTGCGCGTCGTCGTCGGCCGGATTGAACCAGGTCGTGATGAGCTGCGGGGGACAGAGCAACTCGACGACCGAAGTCGTGAAGGTTGTGTTGGGCGGCGGAGCGACGGCGGCTTCGGACGTGCAGGGGTTCCACTTCGACGTGGTCTACGATCCGGCGAAGATTGCGTTCGTGACGGGGAGCGCGGCGGAGGGGACGTTTCTGAACAAGGACGGCGACGATCCTCTGCTCGCGGTCCAGCTGGCGAACGGGGTTCAAGGGCGAGTGATCGTCGGCTTCGACCGGACGAACCAGCCAGCAGGCGTGCAGGGCACGGACGTTGCAAACGACGTGCTGCGCCTCTCGTTCACGGTGCTCGGTAGCGCGTCGGTTGCCCCCGTGCCGCTTACCTTCGAAAACGCGGAGGCGGTTGATCACACGGGAGCGGGGATTGCCGCGATCACTTTTCACGACGGGTTGTCGCTGTCAAGGCGTTAGCAGTCGGAGCGCCGTAGGATGCGCGAAACTCGAGGTTCGTCACGCACCTTCTTCGGCGCATCGATCGCGGTCGTGTGCCTGGGGCTCCTGGCGACGGCTTGTGTTGAGCGCGGCGTGCGCCGCCAGCCGTCGGCGGTGGGGCAGAGCGAGGCGCCCGTTCCGCGAAGCGGCGATGCGGGGGCCGCACCCACGGAGCCTTCGGGGGCCCCGACCGTCACCAGCGCCATCGCTGCGGTCTCGGCACCGGCAGGCGGGAGGGCGCCGGCGAATGGGACCTTGCCGGCCTCCTTGAGCGCTCCCGGGGAAGCGCCGCCCACGCCGTCGTCGACGTCAAAGGAAACGGGGGAGACGCCGCCGACTCCGTCGCGCGCTCTCGCGGTACCAGCGATCATCGCGGGCACGGCCGATCGCTCCTCCGGCGGCGTGATCATGCGAGCGCTGCCCTCGCCCCCGGAGCCGAAGGCCCCGTCCCCGTCAGGGGATGGCGCCACCGTTCCGTCAACTCAGCAGGAACCCGTTCCTCCTTCGGTCCCTCCGACCCGTCCCACGGTCGCACCGGCGCAGCGCGGCATCCTTACGCTTCGCGTGACGTCGAGCCTGACCGAGGTCGCGATCAACCAGACGTTCACCGCCGAGATCGTTGCCAGCTCGGACGCCGGCGTCGTAGACGCGCCGTTTCATCTTCTCTTCGATCCCGCGGTCCTCGAGTTTCTCGACGCGACCCAGGGGGAGTTTCTCGGCGAGGACGGAAGTAGCATCATCTTCATCGTGAATGGCCGGGCGCGGCCGGGAGACGTCGCGATCGGCATCGGCAGAGCGAATCGCGAGCAGGGAGCATCCGGGACCGGAGTCCTCGCCCGGATTCGGTTCTCGGCGCTCGCTCCCGGCGAGACCTATCTGCGCCTCGACCGATCAGTGGCGTGGGACGCCGGCGGGAATCGTATGGAAGTGAGCACCGTTGGCGTTGCGGTCGCCGTCAGGTAGGTCCCCGACCGCCGAAGTGTGCCACTTTCTTTCAGGCTGAGAGTCGGTACGAGGGCGACGGCGTCGAACATGAGCCCACGACGAACGAGGTGAGGCCGTGGCCCCTCGGTGCCAAGAGGCGCCAGGAACAACCTGTCCGACCACGACAGATCGCACGCTTTCGCGTCGTTCCCGCTCTGCCACGGCTCGTCCGCGCCGCCCTCCTTCAGCGGCTTGACGTGGTCGATCACGTAGCCGGGGCAGCGGCCGGTGGTGGTCGCCGGCAAGCGAACAGTCCCATTCCTGACGAATAAGCAATAGCCTCCGACTCGGGACGGGCTCAGGGCGTGTTACGCTCGAACGTGGAGACATGCACCTTGTGCTGCACGCCTCGACAAAAGGGGGAGCATGGAAGCGACCGCGACGCGCATCGGGATCCTGATGACGCTCTACGCCATGGCCGGCTGTTCAACCGCGCACAAGGAAGGTCAGGCGGTCATCCACACACAGGCTGCCGCCCAGGCCTTTCATGAGGCCGCTTCGCTCTGCCAGGCCGAGGGTGGCCGCCTCTGGGGGCAAAGCCTCTGCGGGCCCATGATGTTCGCGGACCAGGCCACTCACCAGGCGGTGTTGAACGGGCCGTCGGCCGGTGCCGTCCGTGACGGCACGCTCTTCCGCCTAGACCTGCCGGCCGGCACGGGCATCGCCAACACCTCCACGGAGGTGGGAGGCAAGTTGTGGACCATGATCATGTGGCCCCTGCCTCAAGACGCGACCGACCGCAGCGTGCTGATGATGCACGAGTCCTTCCACCGCCTCCAGCCTGCGCTGGGCCTCCAGGGCAGCAGCGGTCTGGGCACGAACGTCCACCTGGACGCGAGGGACGGCCGGGTTTGGCTGAAGGCGGAGCTCCACGCCTTGTCCTCGGCGCTCCGGTCCGGCGCCGAGGCGCGGCGCAACGCTC contains these protein-coding regions:
- a CDS encoding cohesin domain-containing protein: MTSSLTEVAINQTFTAEIVASSDAGVVDAPFHLLFDPAVLEFLDATQGEFLGEDGSSIIFIVNGRARPGDVAIGIGRANREQGASGTGVLARIRFSALAPGETYLRLDRSVAWDAGGNRMEVSTVGVAVAVR